In Carya illinoinensis cultivar Pawnee chromosome 7, C.illinoinensisPawnee_v1, whole genome shotgun sequence, the following are encoded in one genomic region:
- the LOC122314863 gene encoding chaperone protein dnaJ 11, chloroplastic-like, with protein MFSASSSLSSSSHFFGQKLAVMDCQRSSPKSLKFRASPISAACTATAERTGSHVTSSASLYEVLGIQMGASCQEIKAAYRRLARVVHPDVSANGQRDGQTSAGEFIKVHEAYTTLSDPERRADYDRLLYGRTRRTASYSTGMATRAATTDFQFSRKSGRRWETDQCW; from the coding sequence ATGTTTTCCGCATCCTCATCCTTAAGCTCCTCCTCCCATTTCTTCGGACAAAAACTCGCCGTAATGGACTGCCAACGTTCTTCCCCAAAGTCCCTCAAGTTCCGTGCCTCTCCTATCTCCGCCGCTTGCACTGCAACCGCCGAGAGGACCGGGTCCCACGTCACCTCTTCGGCGTCACTTTACGAGGTCCTCGGCATTCAGATGGGTGCCTCCTGTCAGGAGATCAAAGCAGCTTACAGAAGACTAGCGAGAGTGGTCCACCCCGACGTTTCAGCTAACGGTCAAAGGGATGGTCAGACTTCTGCGGGCGAGTTCATCAAGGTCCATGAAGCGTATACGACGCTGTCGGATCCGGAGAGACGCGCCGATTACGATCGCTTGCTTTACGGCCGTACGCGGCGGACGGCGAGTTATTCTACGGGGATGGCAACGCGTGCGGCTACGACGGATTTCCAATTTTCTAGAAAATCAGGGCGGAGATGGGAGACCGATCAATGCTGGTAG
- the LOC122317229 gene encoding protein PSK SIMULATOR 2-like, with protein sequence MGAVCSCGVANGNAKVGKNISQKLEKIKGVSKLEGDDYSDSDSDAFIKTTRKTDSSVARKSLTSGSKPSTPTWSKSSPATPTRSKPSTPSRTSKIIQKGLGRAGERAGVVLDSIGTHMPKFNAYSGFGMASRWNKISIFAFEVANTIAKGTYLLQSLSKENIQALKKEILHSSVKQLVSTNVEELLSFAASDKRQEFEVFLREVIRFGDMCKDPQWHNMGEYFSKLDTDGPSRKKIIVDAETTVQELTTLAQHTSELYHELNAFERFEQDYRRQLEEMESLNLPRRGESLTVFQSELKEQRKLVQRLKKKSLWSKSFEEIVKKLLDVVTHIHKAIWEAFGNNGITLVSEEESKGPQRLGETGLALHYANIINQTSIIASCPTTIPQNMRDQLYRALPNSVKTALHSRILDLNERLSIFQLNAEMERTLELLLPFATNTLKAHQGFGWVGEWARASIEFDNSSTAPSNPIRLQTLYYADKEKTNQYILKLMTLVHHLIILKRRRDPALKPLPLRSPTQKTVDFHSKTKHLIPLNSTSKTHGIQLSQEDKKLLDEVVSTLMVPGISKSQHFAMAKNGGTTVLSRSTGCSPSRETSARQGKSDVLDIMDGLRCHG encoded by the exons ATGGGAGCGGTGTGCTCCTGTGGGGTGGCCAATGGTAATGCCAAAGTTGGTAAAAATATTTCTCAGAAGCTGGAGAAGATAAAGGGCGTTAGTAAGCTGGAAGGGGATGATTATTCGGATTCTGATTCGGATGCTTTCATCAAAACAACGCGGAAGACTGATTCGTCTGTGGCGCGAAAGTCGTTGACTAGTGGCTCGAAGCCATCGACGCCGACTTGGTCAAAGTCGTCGCCTGCCACGCCGACTCGATCGAAGCCTTCGACTCCAAGCAGGACAAGCAAG ATTATTCAGAAGGGACTGGGAAGAGCCGGTGAGAGGGCAGGGGTTGTTCTGGACTCAATTGGAACTCACATGCCAAAGTTTAATGCCTATAGTGGGTTTGGCATGGCTTCAAGATGGAATAAAATATCCATATTTGCATTTGAAGTAGCTAACACAATAGCTAAAGGCACATACTTGTTGCAATCTCTTTCTAAAGAAAATATCCAGGCCTTGAAAAAAGAGATTTTACATTCGAGTGTAAAACAGTTAGTTTCCACCAATGTGGAGGAATTGCTGAGTTTTGCTGCTTCCGACAAAAG GCAGGAGTTTGAAGTTTTCTTGCGGGAAGTAATTAGATTTGGAGATATGTGCAAAGATCCACAGTGGCACAATATGGGTGAATACTTTTCCAA aTTAGATACTGACGGTCCAAGCCgcaaaaaaattatagttgatGCAGAAACAACAGTTCAGGAGTTGACGACGCTGGCTCAGCACACTTCT GAATTATACCACGAGTTGAATGCTTTCGAAAGATTTGAACAAGATTATCGACGACAGCTTGAGGAAATGGAGTCCTTAAATCTCCCTCGACGAG GAGAGAGTCTCACGGTTTTTCAAAGCGAGctaaaagaacaaagaaagcTTGTACAGAGATTGAAAAAGAAGTCTCTTTGGTCTAAAAGTTTTGAAGAG ATTGTAAAGAAGCTTTTGGATGTTGTCACCCACATACATAAAGCTATCTGGGAAGCTTTTGGAAACAATG GTATAACATTGGTTAGTGAGGAGGAAAGCAAGGGTCCTCAAAGACTTGGTGAAACTGGTCTTGCATTACACTATGCTAATATTATCAACCAGACAAGTATAATT GCATCTTGCCCAACCACCATTCCCCAAAATATGAGGGACCAATTATATCGGGCATTGCCAAATAGTGTTAAGACGGCCCTACATTCCCGAATACTTGATCTCAATGAACGG CTTTCGATTTTTCAGCTCAATGCTGAAATGGAAAGGACGCTTGAGTTGCTACTTCCATTTGCCACAAATACTCTTAA AGCACATCAAGGTTTCGGGTGGGTTGGAGAATGGGCAAGGGCTAG TATCGAGTTCGACAACAGTTCAACCGCACCCAGTAACCCGATCCGCCTCCAGACGCTATATTATGCAGATAAGGAGAAGACGAATCAATACATCCTTAAATTAATGACCTTGGTACACCATTTGATCATCTTAAAAAGACGTAGAGATCCTGCTTTGAAGCCCCTGCCTTTACGATCTCCAACTCAGAAGACAGTCGATTTTCACTCCAAGACGAAGCATCTCATACCCTTGAACTCTACTTCTAAAACCCATGGAATACAACTTTCTCAGGAAGATAAGAAATTGTTAGATGAGGTGGTTAGTACCTTGATGGTCCCTGGAATCAGCAAAAGTCAGCACTTTGCCATGGCCAAGAATGGAGGAACCACGGTTTTGAGCAGGAGCACAGGTTGTTCCCCAAGCAGAGAAACGAGTGCACGACAAGGCAAGTCTGACGTTCTGGATATCATGGATGGGCTCAGATGTCACGGTTGA